Below is a genomic region from Bacillus mycoides.
GGATTATTGTTACTCGTTTTTCTTTGTTTGCTCGTCTTTTTAAAAATTAAGCCACTATGGGCGCCGATTATTTTTGTATTTAAAGTGGCGATCACACCGTTCTTTATTGCTTGTTTTATTGCTTATTTATTACACCCTTTAATTGAAAAAATCCATAAGGAAGGAATGCCACGCACACTTGCTATTTTGCTCATTTATATTCTTTTCTTTGGCGGAATTGGCTATGGAATTTATAAAGGAACGCCAGTTGTTATTAAACAGTTACAAGAAATTAATGAACAATTTCCGCAGTTTACAAAAATGTACGATTCTTGGATGGATGGAGTTACAGAACAAACAGCGAATTTCCCATCATTTATTCATGAAAAGGTGAAACAAATTTTTGGTGGTGTAGAAACGAAGATTCAAGCGCTTTTAAATAAAGTCATGAGCACAGCTCGTGGTGTACTGGATTCATTGCTCATTATTTTCTTAATTCCGTTCATTGTATTTTACATATTAAAAGATTACGGTGAGTTTTATCATATTTTTTGGAAACTAGTTCCGAGTAAGTGGCGTAGTACGGGTCAAATGCTTGCGAAAGAAATTGATAAGTCACTCGGAAGTTATATTCGAGGACAGTTATTTGTTTGCTTAGTATTAGGAGGAGTATCTGTTCTTTCTTTTTGGTTTATCGGTATGAAATATCCGTTATTACTCGGTATTATTATTGGGGTAACGGATATAATCCCGTACTTTGGTCCTATTTTAGGGGCGATTCCGACGTTGATGATTGCAGCAACGGTATCAACGAGTTTACTCATTAAGGCGGGAATTACGATTGCTATTTTGCAATTTTTGGAAAGTAACATTTTATCGCCTTACATCGTTGGTAAGTCGCTTCGTATGCATCCTGTGATTATTATGTTTGCATTACTAGTAGGGGGAGAAGTTGCGGGGATTGTAGGATTACTAATATCGGTTCCTATTTTAGCGGTCATTCGGACAGTGGTCGTTCATGTGAGGCCTCTTTGGAAAAAAGAAGATGTGTAATATGATGATAGCCCTCTACTTATAAAAGTAGAGGGCTATCATTATTTAGAGAGTTGCTCGTGTATTTGTTGAACGAGAGAGCTTATATCATTTGTTTGAATATGTTTTATTTTTTTCCATTCATTATCGTACATAAATATAATTTGATTGCTGAAAAGACGCTTTTGCTCTTTTAGATTAGAAATGTTTGCAAAAGAGTACTCTTCAAATATTGGGTTCTTACTTACATCTGGTCCATAAAAGAAGAGCCGTTTGTTCGTTAAAATTAACAGTCCTGGTCTTGCGACGGAACGATATATAAATATATTTAATGAGCATGCTGCATAAAAAAGGATTTTTTCATCAGTTGTTAACATTTCTTTAGCTTGATTCAATAAGGTTGTCATTGTAATCGCTCCTTTATTGTTAATAATTTAATTATAACAAATAATGTAATATTTAGAAATTTGCATAAAGTATTTTTTGAGAGGAGATTCCTATTTAGTAATAAATGCATAATATATTTAAAGGCTGTTAAGAATGAATAGTAGAATAACTATGATTAATAAGCAATTGATACAATATAAATGATTATCTACATTGACAAACTTAAGAGAATTCTATTATATTTAGTCATATAATACATTAAATCAATGACGGAACAAGTACGTTACAGTCCATTTGTAGAGAGAAGCTTCCACTGGCTGAAAGGAGCTTTAAATGAAGGGTAACAGAAAGCTAATCCTGAGAGCAGCTAATCACTGCCGTCTTGCCACGTTACGGCACCATGAGGTGATGAATTGATTGTTATAATAATCAATTCATAATTAGGGTGGTATCGCGAGTTAACTCTCGTCCCTTTTATTAGGGGCGGGAGTTTTTTATATTTAAGGAGGAAAATACAATGAAACAACTAACAGGCGCACAAATTCGTCAAATGTTTTTAGACTTTTTCCAAGAAAAAGGACATGCAGTAGAACCAAGTGCATCACTAGTTCCTCATGAAGATCCATCTCTGTTATGGATTAATAGTGGTGT
It encodes:
- a CDS encoding AI-2E family transporter, which encodes MKNLKIIWIYRLGLLLLVFLCLLVFLKIKPLWAPIIFVFKVAITPFFIACFIAYLLHPLIEKIHKEGMPRTLAILLIYILFFGGIGYGIYKGTPVVIKQLQEINEQFPQFTKMYDSWMDGVTEQTANFPSFIHEKVKQIFGGVETKIQALLNKVMSTARGVLDSLLIIFLIPFIVFYILKDYGEFYHIFWKLVPSKWRSTGQMLAKEIDKSLGSYIRGQLFVCLVLGGVSVLSFWFIGMKYPLLLGIIIGVTDIIPYFGPILGAIPTLMIAATVSTSLLIKAGITIAILQFLESNILSPYIVGKSLRMHPVIIMFALLVGGEVAGIVGLLISVPILAVIRTVVVHVRPLWKKEDV
- a CDS encoding PH domain-containing protein encodes the protein MTTLLNQAKEMLTTDEKILFYAACSLNIFIYRSVARPGLLILTNKRLFFYGPDVSKNPIFEEYSFANISNLKEQKRLFSNQIIFMYDNEWKKIKHIQTNDISSLVQQIHEQLSK